Proteins encoded in a region of the Populus alba chromosome 13, ASM523922v2, whole genome shotgun sequence genome:
- the LOC118042896 gene encoding RNA polymerase sigma factor sigB has protein sequence MSCLLPQFKCQPDTFSIHFRNLQHHGTNHTQLPQCVLSSASPSTSTAVLDLEKLRLPSLEPHSDSISANRPWTYIGGIGPQKKPPFGTSLAAETLIANDEAVIAAAAAEAVALARTAVKVAKDAAEMAKNYSSLKKETKIPIASTTDSFSSMWSLLTEKERADIIGDSVSAETRLREEYSVQYPTEEYDCLEPTQEELALLQKQLSEGIAVRSKRQTERKARRARAAEKAAANVVSVKSGSTSKKKRVPLQEVDQSDPLRFFRGASSSSRLLSATEEVELSEGIQDLLKLERIEEELKERFGGEPSFAQWAAAAGVDQLTLRKRLNYGILCKDKMIKSNVRLVISIAKNYQGTGMNLQDLVQEGCRGLVRGAEKFDASKGFKFSTYAHWWIKQAVRKSLSDRSRTIRLPFHMVDATYRVKEARKQLYSENGRHPDDKEVAEAAGLSMKRLSAVLLTPKAPRSLDQKMGFNMDLKLSEVTADPEAETAEDVLMKEFMRKDLEKVLGSLSPRENQVVRWRFGMEDGRMKTLQEIGELMGVSRERVRQIELSAFRKLKNKNRTKQLRQYMVS, from the exons ATGTCTTGTTTACTGCCACAGTTCAAGTGCCAACCAGACACGTTCTCTATACATTTTAGAAATCTCCAACATCACGGCACCAACCATACCCAACTCC CACAATGCGTTTTGTCCTCTGCATCACCATCAACATCAACCGCGGTGCTTGATCTGGAGAAGCTGAGATTGCCTTCTTTAGAACCTCATTCAGATTCAATTTCTGCAAACAGACCGTGGACGTATATAGGGGGAATCGGTCCCCAGAAGAAG CCACCCTTTGGAACTAGTTTAGCTGCAGAAACACTTATCGCAAATGATGAGGCTGtaattgctgctgctgctgctgaagcAGTTGCTCTTGCAAGAACTGCTGTCAAGGTTGCGAAAGATGCAGCTGAAATGGCTAAGAATTACTCTTCTctgaagaaagaaacaaaaattccaATAGCATCTACAACAGATTCCTTCTCATCAATGTGGTCTCTGCTTACTGAAAAAGAACGAGCTGATATAATAGGAGATTCCGTGTCAGCTGAAACTAGATTAAGAGAAGAATATTCCGTGCAATACCCGACCGAAGAATATGATTGTTTAGAACCAACACAGGAAGAACTTGCACTTTTGCAAAAACAGCTTTCGGAGGGTATAGCTGTGCGATCAAAGCGCCAAACAGAAAGAAAAGCTAGACGAGCAAGAGCAGCTGAAAAGGCTGCTGCAAATGTCGTATCCGTGAAGTCCGGTTCTACCAGCAAGAAAAAGCGTGTGCCCTTGCAAGAAGTAGACCAGTCTGATCCATTGCGCTTTTTTAGAGGAGCCAGCAGCTCTTCCAGGCTTCTCAGCGCTACTGAAGAAGTGGAGTTGTCAGAAGGAATACAG GACCTGCTAAAACTTGAAAGGATTGAGGAGGAGCTGAAGGAGCGATTTGGAGGCGAGCCCAGCTTTGCACAGTGGGCTGCTGCGGCTGGAGTTGATCAGTTAACTTTGAGGAAGCGCTTAAACTATGGCATCCTTTGCAAagacaaaatgataaaatccaatGTCCGGCTTGTTATTTCAATTGCCAAAAATTATCAGGGAACTGGGATGAATCTCCAAGATCTTGTTCAG GAAGGATGTCGTGGCCTAGTACGAGGTGCAGAGAAGTTTGATGCATCAAAAGGTTTCAAATTCTCAACATATGCTCACTGGTGGATTAAGCAGGCAGTGCGCAAGTCACTCTCAGATCGGTCTAGAACAATTCGCTTACCG TTTCACATGGTGGATGCAACTTATAGAGTGAAGGAGGCTAGAAAACAATTGTATAGTGAAAATGGAAGACATCCTGACGATAAAGAAGTTGCAGAGGCAGCTGGGCTCTCGATGAAGAGGCTCAGTGCTGTGCTACTAACTCCAAAAGCCCCAAGATCTCTTGACCAGAAGATGGGGTTTAACATGGATCTTAAACTTTCG GAAGTGACTGCAGATCCTGAAGCAGAAACAGCAGAAGATGTGCTAATGAAGGAATTTATGAGAAAGGACCTGGAGAAAGTTCTGGGAAGTCTCAGTCCAAGGGAGAATCAGGTCGTCAGATGGAGATTTGGAATGGAGGATGGAAGGATGAAAACGTTGCAGGAGATTGGGGAGTTGATGGGTGTCAGTAGAGAAAGAGTTCGGCAAATCGAGCTGAGCGCATTTCGAAAGCTAAAGAACAAGAACAGAACCAAACAGTTGAGGCAGTACATGGTTTCATAA
- the LOC118042890 gene encoding protein TRI1, with product MSLAASRVFKACRALLAPAKPATASKTTVAKPKPKPKPKAKAKATSTTPGPPRGILKPNPVSPVLGDFLGGVPESSRAEAVKKIWAHIKLHNLQNPTNKKEIICDAKLKVLFDGRDKVGFLDIGKLLSAHFPKAD from the exons atgtCGTTAGCAGCATCTAGGGTTTTCAAGGCCTGCAGGGCACTCTTGGCTCCAGCCAAACCTGCTACTGCTTCCAAGACCACGGTAGCGAAGCCAAAGCCTAAGCCTAAGCCAAAGGCAAAGGCAAAGGCAACTTCTACTACTCCAGGACCACCCCGTGGAATACTCAAGCCAAACCCTGTCTCTCCTGTTCTCGGTGACTTCTTAGGTGGGGTCCCTGAGTCTTCTCGCGCTGAGGCTGTGAAGAAGATCTGGGCCCACATCAAGCTCCACAATCTCCAG AACCCCACTAACAAGAAGGAGATAATCTGTGATGCAAAGCTAAAGGTCCTGTTTGATGGGAGAGACAAGGTTGGATTCTTGGATATAGGAAAGTTGCTGTCTGCTCATTTTCCGAAGGCTGATTAA